GGGGTCTGGGGGTCACAGGGGGGATTGGAGACCCCTGAGCCCAGgtgaggatttgggggaaatttggggggtttggggtctgggggtcaCAGGGGGGTTGGGCTGGACTGGAGCCCCCTGAGCCCAGgtgaggatttggggggaaattgggggaaatgtgaggggaaaatgatGGGAAACATGAGGGGAGAAAATGGCGGAAAACGCGAGGGGAGAAAATGGCGGGAAACGTGAGGGGAAAAGGGTGGGAAACGTGAGGGGAAAAGGGTGgcagaaatggggggaaattggcAGAAAACGTGAGGGGAAAAAGGGTGGGAAACgaggggaaaatggagggaaatgtgaggggggaaaatggcaggaaatgtgaggggagaaAGATGGtggaaagggggaaaagtgGTTGAAAacgtgaggggaaaatgggtgggaaatgtgaggggaaaagtgTGGGTTACATGAGGGGAAAATggtgggaaatgtgaggggaaaaaacggcaggaaatgtgaggggagaaAGGTGGAAAATGTGAGGGGAGAAAGATGGTGGAAAGGGGGAAAATTGGCAGAAAACGTGAGGGGAAAAAGTGGCagaaaatgtgaggggaaaagggagggaaacgtgaggggaaaagggagggaaacgtgaggggaaaatggttggaaatgtgaggggagaaaacgacgggaaatgtgaggggagaaaatggcgggaaatgtgggggaaaaaaagatggcggaaagggggaaaagcggcagaaaatgtgaggggaaaagggcgggaaatgtgaggggaaaagggcaggaaatgaggggaaaaaatggcaggaaatgtgaggggagaaaagggggagaaaccgtgaggggaaaaggGTGGGAAACGTGAGGGAAAAATggtgggaaatgtgaggggaacaAAGGACAGGAAAcgtgaggggagaaaagggcgggaaatgtgaggggaaaagggtGGCAGAAGGGGGGTAAAAGTGGCAGAAAatgtgagggggaaaaggggagaaacCATGAAGGGAAAAGGGTGGGAAACGTGAGGGGAAAATGGTGGGAAgtgtgaggggagaaaaggtGGCAGACGTGAGGGGAAAAGGGTGgcagaaatggggggaaattggcAGAAAACGTGAGGGGAGAAAGGGTGAGAAACGAGGGGAAAAGGACAGGAAacctgagagaaaaaaagatggaaaacatgaggagaaggagcactggagggggctctgggaggcGTGGCGACCCTGGTGCGGATTTGTGGATAACGGGGGATTGTTGGGATTGTGACGGCCCTGCTCCCGCTGGCCAGGCCGGCTGCTGTCCGGGGACGTCCGCGGGCGCATCCATCGCTGGGAGCCGCGCGAGGGCGGCTGGGCCGTGGACCAGCGGCCGCTGCTCGGCCACGGCGGCAGCGTGGAGGACATCCAGTGGTCGCCCAGCGAGGGCCTCGGTGAGGAGCCGCGCCGGGAGCGCCCCTTAGGAGCTTTCTTTAACAGCACAGTGGCAAAACTACCTTTtatcttctgaaaaataaaataagcttAGAAATTTCTCATCATGATTAGGTAAAAAGCTGCTTCGTAGCACCTTAGGGACTTTGCTTTAGGGCAGCTGATTGGATAGAAGCTAAAAAGTCTTGAAATACcaggtagaaaaagaagaaaaaagagtgaggggcttttgtgaggtgtttttatTAGGAGCAGACCTGTGCACCCAGCtcgagtttttctgtttgttattttgccctTTATtaagttttcttatttctaacAGTGCAGCAGAAGCCTTCCTGCTTATTTTATACCCCCAAAATAACAGCTGAGCTACCCTTGGGTGTATTACATTTCTTTTGAGAGCTTGCGAGACCTGgctcaagaaaaacaaataaaatactcccccagagccccaaaccGCCCCGAACTCGCCCGTTTTCCGTGCCCAGGTGTTCATCTCGTGCTCCTCGGACGCCTCCATCCGCGTGTGGGACGTGCgggcgccgccgggccgggcgtGCCAGCTCAGCGTGGCCGCCGCGCACGACGGCGACGTCAACGTGCTCAGCTGGAGCCGGCGCGAGGCGGGCCCGCGCTGCTCAGCGGCGGCGACGACGGCGCCCTGCGCCTCTGGGACCTCCGCAGCATCCGGGtgagcccccagacccacccagggaccccccagaaATACCCCAAACCaacccagggaccccccagaccaacccagggacccccagagtgagacagggacccccccaaaccaaC
This DNA window, taken from Passer domesticus isolate bPasDom1 unplaced genomic scaffold, bPasDom1.hap1 HAP1_SCAFFOLD_335, whole genome shotgun sequence, encodes the following:
- the GRWD1 gene encoding LOW QUALITY PROTEIN: glutamate-rich WD repeat-containing protein 1 (The sequence of the model RefSeq protein was modified relative to this genomic sequence to represent the inferred CDS: inserted 2 bases in 1 codon; deleted 3 bases in 2 codons), yielding GVGLDWSPLSPGRLLSGDVRGRIHRWEPREGGWAVDQRPLLGHGGSVEDIQWSPSEAQVFISCSSDASIRVWDVRAPPGRACQLSVAAAHDGDVNVLSWSRREGPALLSGGDDGALRLWDLRSIRGSPSSVATFKQHRGPITSVQWHPGESGVLAAAGEDDLVTQWDLGVERDPQEXEGRGPGRAGGLEELPPQLLFLHQGEREVKELHWHPQCPGLLLCTGREGIAAFRTISV